Within Topomyia yanbarensis strain Yona2022 chromosome 2, ASM3024719v1, whole genome shotgun sequence, the genomic segment ggtggaatgagtttggaagtgggagtggaggatgcgtaagaaatccttcatcttatttcggtatacggggtggatgaaggaaatgcggatcTGAGGGTGGTCCAAAGGGAGAGGAGTGATGAAGAAGCGAGTTGTGTGGGCAAGGGTGGGGCGGGGGGTGTGCTGAGTGGCGACACAATACTCAACCGCAaatgttgcctttcatttgagacttggtttgaaaacatcagttcagtcatcaccgaagaaccgatgtgacttaaaTTGTCGAATATACCCGGAATCCGGGACTTCTGTAAACGTCGATAGTAGACAATATATccaaaagaatgtttgattggcaatcagtgatctagacgtgCGAATCGATGTAATTTGGtggccatttcaatagtttttagcctctgcggtgttacgattaaaacgatttatatgggaaattccagtgtaacctcACTAACCACCATGTAACTCCGGAACAAAGAGACAGACCAGAATGAAATGCAGAAGCACTCAATGGAATTACTgtatatttcatttgaaatcaagtttgtaaaaatcggtagagaattcgctgggtaataggtgtgatatttgcttaggaacttggcgagttccccgaaGGCATCATGAACCGTTATAGGTGGCCaacgtggtcaaagctgctttgatttatctatagtgatccagacccgaaaactagagtaatgttgaacccattttaatatgttttgcgtcatttggacatcatggctgtaccagtttatatgggaatttgctgtggaccgcactcttcaacccgtaactacggaagtcggatcaactaaaaattcaatagcagcttatgggaacgttataccacagagaacagacatccatgatcgaacaaaaatatttaaaaaacgtgtgtaaacatttgaattaaaatacgataaacactagcgctgccacaccaacctatcccaactatccgtcaaatcgattccggaaccggttcgaaatcctggatggattcagtatggaatctagctcaaagaaaacaactgattccgactctatcggttcatgcatttgagctggaattcatgctggaagtccgaatcggttccggactagtttgactgggtagaggaataaccgctgtcaatactgtcgaactcagccacaaaaaaacatgacgacagtagcgcacctggtttagatatccaaactaccttcgaaaccgttagagattttacacaagttgaatgctgaagatggacgtctgttctctgtggttatacctttcagatgagactaagtttgtgaaaatcggttcagccattgtcgatctcgacgaactgaatcgaacggtgtatgacactcggccctccgggcctcggttgaaaagccgattttttcagtgattgcatagcctttctttataagAGAAAGGCAAACATAGTTATATTTTGTATcacttaaaatgtaaaaatacacagcaatgtaaaaagaaactgaaacaatgaatgattgaacgtgaaaaaaaaacaaatttcgttTATTGGCGAGATATGTTGCTCAAGCAGATACTTCTGGAGAAATCCTTTTCCACATATCTCACATTAATTCGGTTGTTCATTACTGTGATTCTTTGTGTGTAAACTTAGTGTACTCTGATGTTTAAATGATTTGTCACATATGTCACATTTATACGGTCGCTCGCCAGAGTGAGTTACCATATGTTCTTTCATACACGACATCTTCACGAATCCTTTGTCACATATCTCGCATTTGTGCGGCCGCTCGCCAGTGTgagttgaaaaatgtttcacaaGCAGATACTTGTGAAGGAATCCTTTGCCACATATCTCACATTTATGCGGTTGTTCATTACAGTGATTCTTTATGTGAAAAGTCAGCGCACGCTCATGTTTAAATGATTTGTCACATATTTCACATTTATACGGTCGCTCGTCAGTGTGAGTTAGCATATGTTCTTTCATATACGACTTCCGAAGGAATCCTTTGCCACATATCTCACATTCATGCGGTTGTTCATTACTGTGATTTTTTGTGTGCAAAGTTAGTGTACTCTGATGTTTAAATAATTTGTCACATATGTTACATTTATACGGTCGCTCGCCACTGTGAGTTACCATATGACTCTTCAGGTGATGCTTATGAAAGAATTCATTGCCACATATCTCGCACTTATGGTGTCGTTCATTACTGTGAATCTTTCTGTGTCTGTTCAAAACACTCTCCTTATTAAATGATTTGTCACATATATCACATAGGTACGGCCGCTCACCAGTATGAGTTAACACATGTCGCTCAAGCAGAGACTTGTAAAGGAATCCTTTGCCACATATCTCACATTTATGCGGTTGTTCATTACTGTGATTGTTTATGTGTAAAGTTAGCGCACGCTGATGTTTAAATGATTTGTCACATATATCACATTTATACGGTCGCTCGCCAGAGTGATTTAGCAGATGTTCTTTCATATACGACTTCCGAAGGTATCCTTTGCCACATATCTCACATTTATGCGGTAGTTCATTACTATGAATTTTTCTGTGTCTGTTCAAAACACTCTCCTTATTAAATGATTTGTCACATACATCGCATTTGTACGGCCGCTTGTCAATGTCGGTCAACACAGCTCGCCCTAAGGGATAATTCTGAAGGGATTTTTGTCCATATAGGTCACTGTTGGTTTGTTTCCGTTGCTTCGAAGACATGTCTATCTGATACCTAAGCTCCCACTGTGAATCCGACAGTATTGAGAGACTGCTGTTAGTAACAGTgctgaaaaagtgaaaaaataaatatttgcttGCATGAAACAATAGGGTTGTTCCAGTATCCGGAAAAACTAGAAGTACTCCGAAGTATACAATTTGAAAGCtcttccttattttacactgaCAATAATCGACACGATAAAATCATATGCAATTAAACATCACTTTCATGTGCGTTCTCATGTTGAAAAGTAAAAGTAATGGTTTTCctttgaatttcacatgaaaattcattaaaaagttTTTCATATGGTGATAATTAAATTCAAACACATTCCACGTGAATACGACATATTTATCCATGTTTATTACCATGCTAATGAGTTGTATAGTACAAACTTTTCGCAAGAAAAACCTGTAGtgcatttctacatgtaaaataattaataaataatCTACCAAAGTAATGTCTATAAGTAAAACAAAGTGatattcacgtgtaattcatttgGAAATGAATTAGTCAATGATATTTCTTATGATGTTGATGTGCTCTTCACACCATGTTcgcatgaatttcatttgaaaaccatATTTCCCACACTCGAATGGATATTCAAATGGCAACTGTGTGCATTTCATGTGTTTGTGAATTGAAATAGTTCAATAGATTTCCACATAATGTTAACGTGttgttttttcagtgtaaaagTAAACAGGAGTAAgttttttgctccggagtaagAATcgggtactggaacaaacctaattttATTCATCAGATTTGTGCTATCAATAACACTGAACACTTTAAATCTCTGTATATCCAGTCGTGAAGGGTGTAGGAGGGTGGTTAAtagtttctcaaaatttcatcgcaaaatactgaaaattgaacTAGTGACAGTGAATCTCCGGAGGCACCTCGTAGAAAACTTGTAAAATTCAAAAGGACGCATCATACTAAAGGGGTTACAAACTACATTAGaactgaatatttcattttttctgtAGTATTTACCTAAAAAGCGTAGTCCTTAGACTAtatttaatttataattttattgagcacgataACCTGTTAATACAGACTTTGAATCAGGCCAAGAAAGCTATTTGGATAGTAATAAATACATAAAGTACAAATAAAgttacaaaaaagaaaaaaaactagtttaaaaacaAATTGGTCCATCAAAACACATTTGTTTTCAAATAGGAATTTGTTTTAAGTCCATGAAACTTTAATCTCGTTTTCTCATTTCGAGCTGAATGTAACTAgaacttttttacgttttaacgacattcaattagctagagattactgggtagggaaagttatgaaacttagagccatagtactcaagtgacagcaaggatgtgaagtaaacagatcggaaaactagaagtggcagggtcattagaacaggcttaatatcgtgcgggcttaatttttgccttctgataatgagggtcattatcagaaggcaaaaattaagcccgcacgatattaagcctgttctaatgaccctgccacttctagttttccgatctgtttacttcacatccttgctctcacttgagtactatggctctaagtttcataactttccctacccagtaatctctagctaattgaatgtcgttaaaacgtaaaaaagaaaatgtgactaacatagtcgaaataaaaagggaaaaaaaatgTAACTAGAACCTTTGGAATAAGTACTCTTAAAATATTGTCCGTTGATGCTTAACACAAGCCGTagtaaataaaaacatttcatACCAATTTGGTGAAATCGTTG encodes:
- the LOC131685994 gene encoding zinc finger protein 728-like, encoding MELVNGLTTPITTEKETTKGTNGTEHREATISPNCTVTNSSLSILSDSQWELRYQIDMSSKQRKQTNSDLYGQKSLQNYPLGRAVLTDIDKRPYKCDVCDKSFNKESVLNRHRKIHSNELPHKCEICGKGYLRKSYMKEHLLNHSGERPYKCDICDKSFKHQRALTLHINNHSNEQPHKCEICGKGFLYKSLLERHVLTHTGERPYLCDICDKSFNKESVLNRHRKIHSNERHHKCEICGNEFFHKHHLKSHMVTHSGERPYKCNICDKLFKHQSTLTLHTKNHSNEQPHECEICGKGFLRKSYMKEHMLTHTDERPYKCEICDKSFKHERALTFHIKNHCNEQPHKCEICGKGFLHKYLLVKHFSTHTGERPHKCEICDKGFVKMSCMKEHMVTHSGERPYKCDICDKSFKHQSTLSLHTKNHSNEQPN